The Clostridia bacterium genome includes a region encoding these proteins:
- the hprK gene encoding HPr(Ser) kinase/phosphatase — translation MPANKIVPLKHVIDELGLRVIYAPEHYGKTEIITSEINRPALQLAGFFEAYDPNRIQIVGMVETIYLRDLDHVSRAKSIDSLFSAGLPLLVVTRSIEPFPEMIEAAQKYGVTLAQSAATTSEFTAALISYLNVEMAPYINQHGVLVEVYGEGVLLLGNSGVGKSETAIELVKRGHRLIADDSVEIKRVSSKTLVGTAPEIIRHYIELRGIGIVDVRRLFGMGSVKLTEKIDLVVHLEPWSEDVVYDRMGMETEYTSILGINVPSVTIPVRPGRNLAIIVEVAAMNNRQKKLGYNAAAELDAKITRGSREAQILSEMNEV, via the coding sequence ATGCCGGCAAACAAAATCGTGCCTTTGAAGCACGTAATTGATGAACTCGGTCTGCGCGTGATATACGCGCCGGAGCATTACGGAAAAACGGAGATAATCACCTCCGAAATCAACCGTCCGGCTCTGCAGCTCGCGGGCTTTTTCGAGGCCTATGACCCCAACCGCATACAGATCGTCGGAATGGTCGAAACAATCTATCTGCGCGACCTTGACCATGTCTCCCGTGCGAAAAGTATTGACAGTCTGTTTTCCGCGGGGCTTCCGCTGCTCGTCGTGACGCGCTCGATCGAGCCGTTCCCCGAAATGATCGAAGCGGCGCAGAAATACGGCGTTACGCTCGCGCAGTCCGCGGCCACGACGTCAGAGTTCACTGCCGCGCTCATAAGCTATCTTAACGTCGAAATGGCGCCGTACATCAATCAGCACGGCGTGCTCGTCGAGGTCTACGGCGAAGGCGTGCTGCTTCTGGGCAACAGCGGCGTCGGCAAGAGCGAGACCGCGATAGAGCTCGTCAAGCGCGGACACCGCCTTATCGCCGACGATTCCGTCGAGATCAAGCGCGTTTCTTCAAAAACGCTCGTCGGCACCGCGCCGGAGATCATCCGCCACTATATCGAGCTGCGCGGCATCGGCATCGTCGACGTCCGCCGCCTGTTCGGTATGGGCTCGGTCAAGCTGACCGAAAAGATCGACCTGGTCGTCCATCTCGAGCCGTGGAGCGAGGACGTGGTCTACGACAGAATGGGTATGGAAACGGAATACACGAGCATCCTCGGTATAAACGTCCCGTCCGTTACGATCCCTGTCAGGCCGGGACGCAACCTGGCGATAATCGTCGAGGTCGCGGCGATGAATAACAGACAGAAAAAACTCGGCTACAACGCCGCCGCGGAGCTCGACGCGAAGATAACCCGCGGCAGCCGTGAAGCGCAAATCTTATCGGAGATGAACGAAGTATGA
- the plsY gene encoding glycerol-3-phosphate 1-O-acyltransferase PlsY — MFYLKLAGIAILAYLLGSLSFSIIASDVLGEEDIRKKGSGNAGLTNAIRTGGTWVAIMTFIGDSLKGVGAIYAAKWIMSSDPTPFAVNWGMYVAAVAVMFGHIYPVFFRFHGGKGVLTSAAVVAVLDWRALLALLGVFLIVFIISGIVSLSSLVAAILIPGATVVFNSDGFYYSIIFMTIIAVTIIAGHKKNIDRIINGTEKKLFYKKEK; from the coding sequence ATGTTTTATCTGAAGCTTGCGGGGATAGCGATACTCGCTTATCTGCTGGGAAGTCTGTCATTCTCGATAATAGCGTCCGACGTGCTCGGTGAAGAGGATATACGCAAAAAGGGAAGCGGCAACGCCGGCTTGACCAACGCGATTCGCACCGGCGGAACGTGGGTGGCGATAATGACCTTCATCGGCGACTCACTCAAGGGAGTCGGCGCGATTTACGCGGCAAAGTGGATAATGAGCTCCGACCCGACACCTTTTGCTGTTAATTGGGGAATGTACGTCGCCGCCGTCGCGGTTATGTTCGGGCATATTTATCCGGTCTTTTTCCGGTTTCACGGCGGCAAGGGAGTGCTTACGTCGGCGGCGGTCGTAGCCGTTCTGGACTGGCGCGCTCTTCTGGCGCTGCTCGGAGTCTTTCTGATCGTGTTCATTATCAGCGGCATAGTGTCGCTTTCTTCGCTCGTCGCCGCGATACTGATTCCCGGCGCGACGGTTGTCTTTAATTCGGACGGGTTTTATTATTCCATAATTTTCATGACGATAATCGCCGTAACGATCATCGCCGGACATAAAAAGAATATAGACCGTATTATAAACGGTACCGAAAAGAAACTGTTTTACAAAAAGGAGAAGTAA
- a CDS encoding 50S ribosomal protein L28, giving the protein MAKCDFCDKGVTFGIKVSHSHRRSNRTWKPNIRRVKAMVNGTPTHVYACTRCLRSGKVERV; this is encoded by the coding sequence GTGGCTAAATGCGATTTTTGCGATAAAGGCGTCACTTTCGGAATTAAAGTTTCCCACTCTCACCGCAGATCCAACAGGACCTGGAAGCCCAACATCAGACGCGTAAAGGCCATGGTGAACGGCACTCCGACTCACGTTTACGCTTGCACCCGCTGCCTGCGTTCCGGAAAGGTCGAGAGAGTCTGA
- a CDS encoding ROK family protein: MKRIGIDLGGTYIKAGITDENNDIIFRGEAPTGLPCPAETVADNVAALVKKLTADAGLTLDDIESVGMGSPGTVDCDHGIVEYANNLGFRDVHFSDMLRERIAKPLYMGNDANVAAYGEYVKCGEKYTSFVFITLGTGVGGGIILDGKIYTGFNFAGAELGHIVIQKDGYPCTCGRKGCWESYSSTNALIRMCREEMAKDKNSALWRLCGGDEGKVSGRTVFAAVAEGDAAAKAALKVFIDYLACGIASVINIFQPEVLCIGGGISAQEEYLIKPLKKAVESETYGMGGGRRTEIRAAKLLNDAGIIGAAALGDIYK; the protein is encoded by the coding sequence ATGAAAAGAATAGGTATAGACCTCGGCGGCACTTACATCAAAGCCGGTATAACCGACGAAAACAACGACATAATCTTCAGAGGAGAAGCCCCTACCGGTCTGCCTTGTCCTGCGGAGACCGTCGCGGATAACGTAGCCGCACTCGTCAAAAAACTCACGGCGGACGCCGGCCTTACTCTTGACGACATAGAGAGCGTCGGTATGGGCAGTCCCGGCACCGTAGACTGCGATCACGGCATAGTGGAGTACGCCAACAACCTCGGCTTCCGCGACGTGCATTTCTCGGATATGCTCCGCGAACGCATCGCAAAGCCGCTTTATATGGGCAACGACGCGAACGTCGCCGCCTACGGTGAATACGTCAAGTGCGGCGAAAAATACACCTCCTTCGTTTTCATCACGCTCGGAACGGGCGTAGGCGGGGGAATAATACTCGACGGCAAGATTTACACCGGCTTCAATTTCGCCGGCGCGGAGCTCGGCCACATAGTTATCCAAAAGGACGGTTATCCCTGCACCTGCGGCAGAAAGGGCTGCTGGGAGAGCTATTCCTCTACCAACGCGCTGATCAGAATGTGCCGCGAGGAGATGGCGAAGGATAAAAACTCCGCGCTCTGGCGCCTCTGCGGAGGCGACGAAGGCAAGGTCAGCGGCAGAACGGTCTTCGCCGCGGTTGCAGAAGGCGACGCAGCGGCAAAAGCCGCGCTGAAGGTCTTTATCGACTACCTCGCCTGCGGTATCGCGAGCGTTATCAATATTTTTCAGCCGGAGGTGCTCTGCATAGGCGGCGGCATTTCCGCGCAGGAGGAATACCTAATCAAGCCGCTGAAAAAGGCGGTGGAGTCCGAAACCTACGGTATGGGCGGCGGCAGGCGCACCGAGATACGCGCCGCAAAGCTTCTCAACGACGCCGGGATCATCGGAGCCGCCGCGCTCGGAGATATATATAAATAG
- the murB gene encoding UDP-N-acetylmuramate dehydrogenase, with product MSRHTTFRTGGPADLMLLPSSVAELCEALAILREEGVTPFVLGNGSNLLVSDKGIRGVVIKIGAGMDGIIADGSRVICGAGALLTRFCSFAAENSLSGAEALYGIPGSVGGAVYMNAGAYGSEIKDILVSADYIEPDGKTGTLHGVEGYGYRRSPFTDGERIITSAVFALKAGKRSEIEAKMAEIKTRRTEKQPLNYPSAGSVFKRPEGYFAAALIDRAGLKGTSVGGACVSEKHAGFIVNKGGATTGDILRLIDIVKEKVLADSGVALETEVRFVGEE from the coding sequence ATGAGCCGGCACACGACCTTCCGCACGGGAGGTCCGGCCGATCTTATGCTGCTTCCTTCTTCCGTTGCGGAGCTTTGCGAAGCGCTCGCGATCCTTCGGGAAGAAGGCGTGACGCCGTTCGTTCTCGGCAACGGATCGAATCTTCTCGTTTCAGACAAGGGGATAAGGGGCGTCGTCATCAAGATCGGCGCCGGAATGGACGGGATAATCGCCGACGGCAGCCGCGTTATCTGCGGCGCGGGCGCGCTTTTGACGCGTTTTTGCTCTTTCGCGGCGGAAAACTCGCTTTCGGGCGCGGAAGCGCTTTACGGTATCCCGGGTTCTGTCGGCGGCGCGGTTTATATGAACGCCGGAGCGTACGGCTCGGAGATAAAGGATATCCTCGTCAGCGCCGACTATATTGAACCCGACGGCAAGACCGGAACGCTTCACGGCGTCGAGGGATACGGCTACAGGCGCAGTCCTTTCACGGACGGCGAGAGGATAATAACGTCCGCCGTTTTCGCGCTGAAGGCCGGAAAGCGTTCGGAGATCGAAGCGAAAATGGCGGAGATCAAGACGCGCCGGACCGAAAAGCAGCCGCTGAACTACCCGAGCGCCGGCAGCGTTTTCAAACGCCCGGAGGGGTACTTCGCCGCGGCGCTGATCGACCGGGCCGGACTTAAAGGAACGTCCGTCGGAGGCGCCTGCGTCAGCGAAAAACACGCCGGTTTCATTGTCAACAAAGGCGGCGCGACGACGGGTGACATTCTCCGTCTTATCGACATCGTGAAAGAGAAGGTTCTTGCTGATTCCGGCGTCGCGCTGGAAACGGAAGTCAGATTCGTGGGGGAGGAATAA
- a CDS encoding NAD(P)-dependent glycerol-3-phosphate dehydrogenase produces the protein MAAITVLGAGGWGIAFGIMCFRNGNAVTLWTPFDEERELLLREREHTALLEGVKIPEEIKITSELSSVSTADIIVVAVPSSAVNETAERIKGIINENAVVICLSKGLDGTRFMLMHEVIREQLPDCKLCVVSGPSHAEEVARDLPTAVVAASEDEEVAKYVQRQVSCDTFRIYTTTDVIGVETAGAIKNVVALVAGVLDGMGYEDNTKAALMTRGMKEISDLGVAMGGRKTTFLGLAGFGDLIVTCTSMHSRNRRAGILIGQGCSAEETLKRIGMTVEGYATTKAAYNFAREKNVEMPIVTEMYRVLYEGKDPRVALTDLLNRPMKAE, from the coding sequence ATGGCTGCGATAACTGTTCTCGGCGCCGGAGGATGGGGAATAGCATTCGGCATAATGTGCTTCAGAAACGGCAACGCCGTAACGCTCTGGACGCCTTTTGACGAGGAGCGCGAGCTGCTGCTCCGCGAACGCGAGCATACCGCGCTGCTCGAAGGCGTAAAAATCCCTGAGGAAATAAAGATAACGTCCGAGCTTTCATCCGTTTCGACCGCGGATATAATCGTCGTCGCCGTGCCTTCGTCCGCCGTCAACGAAACGGCGGAGAGGATAAAGGGAATAATAAATGAAAACGCCGTCGTCATCTGCCTTTCAAAAGGCCTTGACGGCACGCGCTTTATGCTTATGCACGAAGTTATAAGGGAGCAGCTGCCGGATTGCAAGCTCTGTGTCGTTTCGGGTCCGTCACACGCGGAAGAAGTCGCGCGCGATCTGCCGACGGCGGTCGTCGCCGCTTCCGAAGACGAAGAGGTGGCGAAATACGTTCAGCGTCAGGTCTCCTGCGACACGTTCCGCATTTACACCACTACCGACGTTATCGGCGTCGAGACCGCCGGCGCGATAAAGAACGTCGTCGCGCTCGTCGCGGGCGTGCTCGACGGAATGGGCTACGAAGACAACACCAAGGCGGCGCTTATGACGCGCGGCATGAAGGAGATCTCCGACCTCGGCGTCGCGATGGGCGGCAGGAAGACTACCTTCCTCGGCCTTGCGGGTTTCGGCGACCTGATAGTTACCTGCACGAGTATGCACAGCCGCAACAGGCGCGCGGGAATACTCATCGGGCAGGGCTGTTCCGCAGAGGAAACGCTGAAAAGGATCGGCATGACCGTCGAGGGCTACGCCACGACGAAGGCGGCGTACAACTTTGCCCGTGAGAAGAACGTGGAAATGCCGATAGTCACGGAAATGTACCGCGTGCTTTACGAAGGCAAGGATCCGCGCGTCGCGCTTACCGATCTGCTCAACCGCCCGATGAAGGCGGAATAG
- the der gene encoding ribosome biogenesis GTPase Der: protein MRKYTVAVVGRPNVGKSTLFNKLTGKRISIVEDTPGVTRDRIYGECEWRGVVFDLIDTGGIEPSADDVILANMRAQALVAIESADVIIFMTDVRTGVTAADAEIASMIKKAGKNVVLCVNKVDSVGSVPPEVYEFYSLGLGDPYPVSSVHGSGTGDMLDAVFEYFPTLEGESDEEDMIKVALIGKPNVGKSSLLNRLAGEERAIVSDIAGTTRDAIDSRVENEYGKYLFVDTAGLRRKPKVDADIEKYSVMRTQLAVERADVCVVMIDAETGFTEQDAKVAGIAVEAGRGLIVAVNKWDAVDKETGTMKEYDKKLAEGLSFMPYAPYIYISAKTGQRCDSLFQLINEVAGECARRITTGRLNEVLADATTRVQPPTDKGKRLKVMYMTQSGTKPPTFVIFVNSRDLFHFSYQRYIENRLREVFGFKGTPIRFVIREREKEQF from the coding sequence ATGCGGAAGTATACGGTAGCCGTCGTAGGCAGGCCGAACGTGGGCAAGTCCACGCTCTTCAACAAGCTTACGGGCAAGCGAATTTCGATAGTGGAAGACACTCCGGGCGTTACGCGCGACCGTATTTACGGCGAGTGCGAGTGGCGCGGAGTGGTTTTTGACCTGATCGACACCGGCGGCATCGAGCCGTCGGCTGACGACGTCATACTCGCGAATATGCGCGCGCAGGCGCTCGTCGCCATCGAGTCCGCGGACGTGATAATCTTTATGACCGACGTGCGCACCGGTGTTACCGCCGCGGACGCGGAGATCGCATCCATGATAAAGAAGGCGGGCAAAAACGTAGTCCTCTGCGTCAACAAAGTCGACTCCGTCGGCAGCGTTCCGCCCGAGGTTTACGAGTTCTATTCGCTCGGTTTGGGGGATCCTTACCCGGTTTCGTCGGTCCACGGCTCCGGCACCGGCGATATGCTTGACGCAGTGTTCGAATACTTCCCGACGCTCGAGGGCGAGTCAGACGAAGAGGATATGATAAAGGTCGCGCTTATCGGCAAGCCGAACGTCGGCAAATCCTCGCTGCTCAACCGCCTCGCCGGCGAAGAGCGCGCCATCGTTTCCGATATAGCGGGCACGACGCGCGACGCCATCGACTCCCGCGTCGAGAACGAATACGGCAAATACCTCTTCGTTGACACCGCCGGACTCCGCCGCAAGCCAAAGGTCGACGCGGATATAGAGAAATACAGCGTTATGCGCACGCAGCTCGCTGTCGAACGCGCCGACGTCTGCGTCGTAATGATCGACGCCGAGACCGGATTCACCGAGCAGGACGCGAAGGTTGCGGGTATCGCCGTCGAAGCCGGCAGAGGACTTATCGTTGCCGTCAACAAGTGGGACGCCGTAGATAAGGAAACCGGTACGATGAAGGAATACGACAAAAAGCTCGCGGAAGGGCTTTCGTTCATGCCTTATGCGCCGTATATCTACATATCGGCGAAGACGGGGCAGCGCTGCGATTCGCTTTTCCAGCTGATAAACGAAGTCGCCGGAGAATGCGCGCGCCGCATCACGACCGGACGCCTCAACGAAGTGCTCGCCGACGCTACTACGCGCGTCCAGCCGCCTACAGACAAGGGCAAGCGTCTGAAGGTCATGTATATGACGCAGTCCGGCACGAAGCCGCCGACCTTCGTCATATTCGTAAATTCCAGAGACCTATTCCATTTCTCGTATCAGAGATATATAGAGAACCGGCTGCGTGAAGTTTTCGGCTTCAAGGGTACGCCGATAAGATTCGTCATAAGGGAACGTGAAAAGGAGCAGTTCTGA
- the rapZ gene encoding RNase adapter RapZ — MGNTVFITGMSGAGKSRAINALEDMEYYCVDNLPASLATTFADLVSQSRDKLSNVAIVIDTRDGENVGVELSAALRELTERGIGYKVLFLEASTPTIVRRYRETRRRHPLAHSTGSDVSNAIERERELLTPLRSMADYIIDTSNSTPAQLRERIVSLFSTEKSSGMAVSCVSFGFKYGVPTDADLVFDVRCLPNPFYVDELKHCTGLEEPVKKFIFSHKSSNEFLAKIIDFIDYALPLYAEEGKSQLVIAIGCTGGRHRSVAFAQAVADHIGAEAIHRDITK, encoded by the coding sequence ATGGGCAATACGGTATTTATAACGGGTATGTCGGGCGCCGGAAAATCCCGTGCGATAAACGCGCTCGAGGATATGGAATACTACTGCGTGGATAATCTCCCCGCAAGCTTAGCGACCACGTTCGCCGACCTCGTTTCGCAGTCGCGGGACAAGCTCTCGAACGTCGCTATCGTTATCGACACGCGCGACGGCGAAAACGTCGGCGTCGAACTTTCGGCCGCGCTTCGCGAACTGACCGAAAGGGGCATCGGATACAAGGTGCTTTTCCTCGAAGCGTCAACTCCGACTATCGTGCGCCGCTACCGCGAAACGCGCCGCAGACACCCGCTGGCGCACTCCACCGGAAGCGACGTCTCGAACGCGATAGAGCGCGAGCGCGAATTGCTTACACCGCTGCGTTCCATGGCGGATTACATCATCGACACGAGCAACTCCACTCCAGCGCAGCTCCGCGAACGCATAGTTTCGCTCTTCTCTACGGAAAAGAGTTCGGGCATGGCGGTTTCCTGCGTCTCGTTCGGCTTCAAATACGGCGTTCCCACCGACGCGGATCTCGTTTTTGACGTCCGCTGCCTTCCTAATCCGTTCTACGTTGACGAACTGAAGCATTGCACCGGCCTCGAAGAGCCCGTCAAAAAGTTTATCTTTTCTCATAAATCTTCCAACGAGTTTCTCGCGAAGATAATAGACTTCATAGATTACGCCCTGCCTCTCTACGCGGAGGAGGGCAAAAGTCAGCTTGTGATTGCCATCGGCTGCACCGGAGGCAGACACCGCTCCGTCGCGTTCGCGCAGGCGGTCGCGGATCATATCGGCGCCGAGGCCATACACAGAGATATCACGAAATAG
- the whiA gene encoding DNA-binding protein WhiA, which translates to MSFSAETKTELCELPLGETCCVTAECYGMLLFAREFGERRIRVVTESEAVVKRLRELCRALFSIAPKAVQSKGHGAGKYEVNVSDDDAERIFSFFGHDETQVSTRINYDIVLPQCCRRSFLRGAYLTGGSVTDPNSGYHLEISTPLFNLSNDAAEIMTSLGLSPKRTVRGGKNVVYFKSSEEIEDFLNNIGAGSSAFRLMEVKVMKDVRNRANRLSNCDSFNISRSINAGVEQAEKIRKTLETKGRSHFPQELRELAQIRVDNPEASLRELGEMLEKPLSKSGVSHKLRRIMEYTE; encoded by the coding sequence ATGTCTTTTTCAGCTGAAACGAAAACCGAGTTATGCGAGCTTCCGCTCGGCGAAACGTGCTGCGTTACCGCCGAATGCTACGGTATGCTGCTTTTTGCAAGAGAATTCGGCGAGCGCCGCATACGCGTCGTAACGGAGAGCGAAGCGGTCGTAAAGCGCCTTCGCGAGCTTTGCAGAGCGCTTTTTTCGATTGCGCCGAAGGCGGTGCAGAGCAAAGGGCACGGCGCCGGAAAATACGAGGTCAACGTTTCCGACGATGACGCCGAGCGCATATTCAGTTTCTTCGGCCACGATGAAACGCAGGTTTCCACACGCATCAATTACGATATCGTGCTGCCGCAATGCTGCCGCAGGTCGTTCCTGCGCGGAGCGTACCTTACCGGAGGAAGCGTTACCGATCCCAACAGCGGATATCATCTTGAAATATCGACGCCGCTCTTTAATCTTTCAAACGACGCTGCCGAAATAATGACGAGTCTTGGGCTTTCGCCGAAGCGTACGGTGCGCGGAGGCAAAAACGTCGTCTATTTCAAGTCGAGCGAAGAAATAGAGGACTTTCTGAATAATATCGGCGCCGGTTCAAGCGCGTTTCGTCTGATGGAAGTCAAGGTCATGAAGGACGTCAGAAACCGCGCAAACCGCCTGAGCAACTGCGACAGCTTCAATATTTCACGCAGCATCAACGCCGGCGTCGAGCAGGCGGAAAAGATACGCAAAACGCTCGAAACCAAGGGGCGTTCGCATTTTCCGCAGGAGCTCCGCGAACTCGCGCAGATACGTGTCGACAATCCGGAAGCGTCGCTCCGCGAGCTCGGCGAAATGCTCGAAAAGCCGCTTTCGAAATCCGGCGTCAGCCATAAGTTAAGAAGGATAATGGAGTATACCGAATGA